The sequence TTTTCCTAAGTGTTGGCTAGGTTTTGTTTTCATGAACAAGTCTGCTAAGAAGGTTTTATTTTAATAAACAGGTAGAGGGCTACTAAGAAACCCACACCAGCGAGCTTCAGGTATGATTAAGGTTTTGTTTTCATTGTTTCATTTGTGTCATTTAGCGAGCCTTTCATCTATGAAATGGAAAGATCTTGCAACTTGCAGAAGTGGTTTAACTTCACAGAATGTTCGTGTTCCATGATAATGTGTCAATAAAGTGATGCCTGGCTACCTAGGGTAAGTACGATTATCAATCAAACTTTCATAAAAATGATTAACCTAAATACCTAATGTTAAATCTTGGTTAACATATACGAATTCACTCCAGAAAAAATAGCAAATTATTGTTTGTGGACAAAGAATTGGCTAGATAAGCGCTAAGGTAAGTTTTACTTACCCTGTCTATTTTGAAGTTGTATATCTAGATCTGTGTATATATGTGCATTTTGTTTTAACTTTTGGCATCAATCTTTTAGTAACACGCGGAACAAACTGCGAGCTTACTGATAGAGGTCCATTATCGTAATGCCGTATGATTGTGTTCCTCTCCTTGATGAATTTGGAAATATGAAACAACTTAAATAGAGACATCCTAAGACTTTTCTTGCTCAAATGACAAAAAATAATGGTTGTAAAGATTAGTTCATTGATCCGACTTCTTGCTTTTGGGATCAAAGTTCATAGTTCAAAATGTCAGGCACATTTTTCTATACTAATAATCTAGACTGGATTTGGTGGCTGGGGTGCAGATAATCACAACAAGTCAAACACATCCAATGCTTCCAGGACTATTTCTAggggtaattttttttctttctttttgcagATAAAGAGTGATAATGGCGGGGACCAAAATGACAGCTCGGAAACTCTATTTTTAGAGAAACAAACTACTAATAATATTTCTATAGTGTGATAATTCTAACTGCTTAATAGTGATTTAAGAACTGTTGTGATGACCGTCGATGAAATCAGGTTCTTATCAAGGATGCATGACAAATTTTGGCGCAATGCACCTAAGCATCATAAGATGCAGGTTCTTATCAAGGCGTTCACAATGATATGGTGTAGCGCGCAAGTGAATGGAGGAACCCAAGATTTGTATGAGATGCACAATATGAAGAATATCAGTAACGGTAAATTTATCTTCTACCACATCAGTGAGAATTGAAACAAGATGATAGTAGTATGCACCTAAAAAAGTATGTACTCAATTGTTAAATTGTAAACGGTGAAGTAGTAAACCTAGATTCTTGATGAACATTTGCAAGTTTTTTATTGCTATGATAGTTTTCTTTTTCGAATGCTTAAAGCCCATGTGCACCAAGTGACAAAGCGTATCATCTCTGGAGCAATCCATCACTTGCTCAGTGACTTGGAATCACAAGGATTAAGAAACTCTCTGGAGCTATCCATCAATTACTCAGTGACTTGGCATCACAAGGACTAAGAGACGCCCACTTCAGTCCCAAAGATGAAGCCCAGACGTTGTACGATAATTTACAGTCTCGCAGTAACATAATAGGTGTTGCTGCATTCTCAGTTCCACCAGGTCTTTCAAATTTGAAGTCATCCCCTCCAGTAATCATTAACGAGGTAAATTTCGGCATTAGGAGATAGCAAGACACTGAACTGATCATCAGAATATGTATTATCCCATCGATAATGAATTAGTACCTCAAGTCTCGAACTGCCATCCATTTTACCATTCTATATTTTGTGAAATATAACCCGAACCTAAAGTCACTACACCGTGAGTACTTCAAGTCGGCAATTCTGGATCCGGTCTGCAGCAGACCTAACCTGGCCGTCACGACCTGCAGCCTAAGCGAACACGTAGAAATAATCAATAGTAGATTATCAATGATCGTGTTTTTATTTGATGTTATGGATTTAATTAGGGAAGAACAATGCGTAGATTGCATCCAAAATCAGTAAACTATATATGACTACACATGGGAGTAGCTTTGGTATACAAAATTATCACCTATATAAATTAGATTTGGGTTAGTAACTCTATGACTATAGAAATTCTTTGTGAAAGGACTCCTACTATGTATATCCTGTTCCTGTATAAGATGTTGATTCATATACATGTACAATTTAGCATGTGGTAAGAGTTTTTTGTTCGcaagtgttttttcttttttggtcccAATTATCAAGGAAATATTTGGCTGATATGGTATTAAGTTTTGGGGTGTACAAACATATTCTCAAGATAAAAGGGTCCATGAACTTCATACAAAATGATCCCAATACATATCTATTAGGAATTTGGGTCCACTGCgttttcttttctctttaagTAGTAAAATAAGCATACGGGTATATGACTATATCAAGTTATCACCTGTATATCAAGGGACATTCACATTTTTACATGCTAAATTATAATTGTGTTTGACAATTTAGACAATAATAAGATTTGTGTGATTTTATACTATACCATACCATATTTAGTTCTTTTGATTTCAATATCATTAATTAACTAAGAGTAATTATATAGTACCGCCTTTTcagacaacaaaagaaaaaacaacaacctCCTCGCATGACATGGGCCCCTGTCATTTTTGGAACAATAGTTCTGTGCCCAAAACGACACCAAAACCGTGATGTGAGAGGGGCGGGTGGGACCCGTCCACTTGAGACTTGCAGGGGTCCCATTTAAAGGTAAGTTTGACCCACTGTTTGTGTCTAGACGGTTTTGGGGGTGTTTAGGTGAGCGATTTGTTCAGAATTTTGGTCTTTGCAATTAGCATGAGTGCATTTTTGGGCCTCATAATTAGAAGTTATATGACAGGGTtgtttttgtattgtcaaaaCAAGCGGTATGTTTAAGACTTTTTGATTAACTAATTATAGAGCCTCAACAAGGAATAATCAGCAATATCATAAATATGTGGTGTATGTATCAATCAGCAATTGATATATATTAGCTCGGCTTAGGTAACACCTGCAATGTCCTATCCTAAACcaatattaccaaaaaaaaaaaaaaaagtgagagcTAGCTCCTCACATTATCTCacactttggacattatttttatgaATGTAAATCAAATGATTacggatttgaagctaatttttgggGATATGTTCCTCTAACAAAGCTTTATTTTCCTCACCATCTACTACTTTAAAATTTGTCTGTAGAGCTTTATAAGAGGAACTTATCCTTAAAATACTAGCTTTAAACCCATAATCGTTTGGTTTTATTCACAAAATAGACGCTCAAAGTATGGGATAGGGTGAGAATACGGTGAGATTAAATATTTTACAGGAGAAACATCGGGTAAATTGATATAACATCACATTCCAAAACccgtgtcgttacggcacggaTCATACCCTAGTTTGTAACTAAtcagaaacattttttttttgattggtaaCTGTAAAACCCTCGCCTACGAAACAATAAATcaggttttgatttttttgttttgttttaattttcgtACTTCAAATAATATAAATCAAAAACCCTAGCTTAAGATATATCGATAGCTCTAGCTTTTAAATAGTAAAACCcactatcaaaagaaataaatcaCTGCCAAAACATAAAGATGTACAGTATTACATATGTTGTTTGAACCGAGAATGTACAGTTTCTGCCCATAAAAATAGGTTAGggtttggtgtgcacaatgatgGTTGCAgtagaggaaaaaggaaagatgcgTGACTGAGACGCAAGTTTCGTTGATTTAGGTTTCAAGTGGTGTGgaaatttctgttttttttttttagcttttcttTTTTTAAGTATTCGTAAACGGGTGTTTTCGCTCTTTTAAGTATTCATGAACAGGTGTCCCGGGACGGTGTGTTTCTGAACGTTGTTTTGGCGATGTGAAATAACCCGACGATTTTATTAGATGAAATATATTTTGGTGGGTCAGAAGTTCTTAGAAGAGAGTTTTGTTCAACTGTTAAAGAAAATTCCAGAAATCATATATATTATTAATTAATTTCAACATGTTGGAGCAGGCGGTGAGTGTGTTGCCACGTTACACTCTAAACACGTATGATGATCATTTTCCGAAAACAATACTTAATTTTCCGTTGTACACGAAGTATACCCCAAACACACTGACCGACTTAATTTTGCTAGTGTGACGGCTTGAACCTTTAGCGGATGTTGGCGGGAGAAAGAGGAGTTTCGGAAGAAACCCTAACCAAATTTCTGTACTGATGGAAACTCTGCCACCAAAacaagaagcagaagaagagaaTTCGTTGTTATTGAAGAGACTAGAAGAACTAGAAGCTAAAAATGTACATCTTCAACAAGGATTCTCCAATTTGGTTCATCATAATCCAGCATCCCACGCAGTTTCTCCTCACCAGTGGAAATTAGCTGACCCTAGAAGAAAATACAGTAGATGTGATCCAAAAAACCCCAGGGAAGGAGTTGGAATTGAATCATTAGTTGGTTTTTGTTTTAATATTTGTCAGTCGGTAGGTCAATCACTCCATATGTTCGATCTCAATGACCGCATCATTTACTGGTATGtcataatttagggtttgctttaatacattttcatgttttcttgatTATGTTCATCGGATGAATCTAGTTTTTACTAGATTAATACATTTTGATGACTTCTGTATTTTAAGGGTTTTCTGCAGCTTAATAATTCAGTTTGGAATCTGTGAATCCTGCTGTTTCTCATAGAAGTTCAGTTCACTTATGTATTATGACCAATTAGGATTTGTTATCGATATCAATTGTACAGGAATCAAGGGGCTGAAAAACTTTACGGACATTCTGCTTCGGAAGCACTTGGTCAGAGTAACATTAAACTCCTTACGGATGTCCAATACTATGGTGCAGCAGCTGAGATAATACAAAACAATACCATTGGGAATACCTATACTGGGGTGTTCCCGCTAAAGAATAAAGCAGGGAACCTATTTGTAGGCATTATAACCAATAGCCCATTTTATGATGATAAAGGTAATTTGCTTGGGGTTATTTGTGCCTCTGTTGATTCAAAACCATTTCGGCAAATCACTCAAAATCAGCCTTCTAGCTCCTATCTTAGCTCCACGCAGCCTGGAAGTGGTGGTGGTCCGGCAATGACACCTGATGTTGGTTCCCATATGCCTCTGCAATCTGGGATTGCTTCTAAATTTTCTAATCTGGTATCTTCAATCCCAATTTGATTCTTTTACTTGAAACTTGAGTATACCTATACTTAAGAAGAAGATTGCTGCCTTGAAACAGGCATCTCGGATTACCAATAAAGTCAGGTCGAAAATGAAGCCTGGTGATTGTACCTTGGATGGTGAGACCCAGAATGCAGATAGATTTTATTTTGATCAAGGGCTGTCGGAGACTATTTTCTGTGACCATAGGAATGAGCGAACTTTAAGTGAGGCGGTAGAAGACCTGCTCCCATCTCGCATTGGTGTTACTTTTAAAACTCCCACCGTGGAATTATCCACTGAAAAACTTTTCAGAGGTTTTGGGGGTGAGGGTAAATGCGAGATTGGTTTCCGCAAGAACATAACATCTAGAGCAGAGGCTTGGATTAGCAAGAAGAGGATGTCGTTGCAGTGGTTGAATCATGAATGTGAATCTGACTTTGATCAACAAAATAGGTGTGATGACAATGATAAACCCGGAATCCAGGTTGTTGAAAATGATTTGTCTGGGAATGAAGCCTCTACATCATTGTCTTCTTTTTCTAATTCTAACAACAAAAGTAGCTTAGTTGGTAGCATCAGTACCAGCAGCAGTTTTCATCACACATTTGATATGGAAATAGACTCCGCGCATTACGATATCATGTGGGAAGACTTGGCAATCAGTGCACAGATTGGAAGCGGTACTTAACATTTCCATATGCAGATATttctgtcaattttttttttaagcaattGGATGGCTTTTTCAAGTTTGGAGAGTTTCTGATCTTTAAACTTCGATTTTTGGACTCAGGTTCATGCGGAACTGTGTATCGTGGTCTGTGGTGTGGCTCGGTATGTTCTTTAGTTTACACTATGCATAAATCTGTGGAACAGCTGTATTATGGGGATTCTACATCTTGCTAATGTGTTTGAATGGATCTTGTACGTGTGTTTATGTTGTAATTATCTTGGATTGTCTTTTATCTTGCAGGATGTTGCAATAAAAGAATTTTCCAAGATTGAGTACTCAGATGACTTGTTACATTCTTTCAGACAAGAGGTGACTTTTGAACTCAAGCTATGTTATATGAAGATAATTATATTCCTGATATGCCATGC is a genomic window of Papaver somniferum cultivar HN1 unplaced genomic scaffold, ASM357369v1 unplaced-scaffold_137, whole genome shotgun sequence containing:
- the LOC113334820 gene encoding probable serine/threonine-protein kinase DDB_G0272254 isoform X1, whose translation is METLPPKQEAEEENSLLLKRLEELEAKNVHLQQGFSNLVHHNPASHAVSPHQWKLADPRRKYSRCDPKNPREGVGIESLVGFCFNICQSVGQSLHMFDLNDRIIYWNQGAEKLYGHSASEALGQSNIKLLTDVQYYGAAAEIIQNNTIGNTYTGVFPLKNKAGNLFVGIITNSPFYDDKGNLLGVICASVDSKPFRQITQNQPSSSYLSSTQPGSGGGPAMTPDVGSHMPLQSGIASKFSNLASRITNKVRSKMKPGDCTLDGETQNADRFYFDQGLSETIFCDHRNERTLSEAVEDLLPSRIGVTFKTPTVELSTEKLFRGFGGEGKCEIGFRKNITSRAEAWISKKRMSLQWLNHECESDFDQQNRCDDNDKPGIQVVENDLSGNEASTSLSSFSNSNNKSSLVGSISTSSSFHHTFDMEIDSAHYDIMWEDLAISAQIGSGSCGTVYRGLWCGSDVAIKEFSKIEYSDDLLHSFRQEVLLMKRLRHPNVLLFMGAVTSPQHLCIVTEYLPCGSLYQLLRRNTARLDWRRRALMAVDIAHGMNYLHRCKPPIVHRDLKSSNLLVDKNWNVKVGDFGLSRFKHSTYLTTKMGKGTVCTVTLPQPQWMAPEVIRNESSDEKSDVYSFGVVLWELATQKVPWDTLNTVQVIGAVGFMDRRMEIPEDIDPHWASLIESCWHSDPKCRPSFEELLEKLKVLPSRYSFQKSGANTRLSGDC
- the LOC113334820 gene encoding uncharacterized protein LOC113334820 isoform X3 → METLPPKQEAEEENSLLLKRLEELEAKNVHLQQGFSNLVHHNPASHAVSPHQWKLADPRRKYSRCDPKNPREGVGIESLVGFCFNICQSVGQSLHMFDLNDRIIYWNQGAEKLYGHSASEALGQSNIKLLTDVQYYGAAAEIIQNNTIGNTYTGVFPLKNKAGNLFVGIITNSPFYDDKGNLLGVICASVDSKPFRQITQNQPSSSYLSSTQPGSGGGPAMTPDVGSHMPLQSGIASKFSNLASRITNKVRSKMKPGDCTLDGETQNADRFYFDQGLSETIFCDHRNERTLSEAVEDLLPSRIGVTFKTPTVELSTEKLFRGFGGEGKCEIGFRKNITSRAEAWISKKRMSLQWLNHECESDFDQQNRCDDNDKPGIQVVENDLSGNEASTSLSSFSNSNNKSSLVGSISTSSSFHHTFDMEIDSAHYDIMWEDLAISAQIGSGSCGTVYRGLWCGSDVAIKEFSKIEYSDDLLHSFRQEAHGMNYLHRCKPPIVHRDLKSSNLLVDKNWNVKVGDFGLSRFKHSTYLTTKMGKGTVCTVTLPQPQWMAPEVIRNESSDEKSDVYSFGVVLWELATQKVPWDTLNTVQVIGAVGFMDRRMEIPEDIDPHWASLIESCWHSDPKCRPSFEELLEKLKVLPSRYSFQKSGANTRLSGDC
- the LOC113334820 gene encoding probable serine/threonine-protein kinase DDB_G0272254 isoform X2 — encoded protein: METLPPKQEAEEENSLLLKRLEELEAKNVHLQQGFSNLVHHNPASHAVSPHQWKLADPRRKYSRCDPKNPREGVGIESLVGFCFNICQSVGQSLHMFDLNDRIIYWNQGAEKLYGHSASEALGQSNIKLLTDVQYYGAAAEIIQNNTIGNTYTGVFPLKNKAGNLFVGIITNSPFYDDKGNLLGVICASVDSKPFRQITQNQPSSSYLSSTQPGSGGGPAMTPDVGSHMPLQSGIASKFSNLASRITNKVRSKMKPGDCTLDGETQNADRFYFDQGLSETIFCDHRNERTLSEAVEDLLPSRIGVTFKTPTVELSTEKLFRGFGGEGKCEIGFRKNITSRAEAWISKKRMSLQWLNHECESDFDQQNRCDDNDKPGIQVVENDLSGNEASTSLSSFSNSNNKSSLVGSISTSSSFHHTFDMEIDSAHYDIMWEDLAISAQIGSGSCGTVYRGLWCGSDVAIKEFSKIEYSDDLLHSFRQEVLLMKRLRHPNVLLFMGAVTSPQHLCIVTEYLPCGSLYQLLRRNTARLDWRRRALMAVDIAHGMNYLHRCKPPIVHRDLKSSNLLVDKNWNVKVGDFGLSRFKHSTYLTTKMGKGTPQWMAPEVIRNESSDEKSDVYSFGVVLWELATQKVPWDTLNTVQVIGAVGFMDRRMEIPEDIDPHWASLIESCWHSDPKCRPSFEELLEKLKVLPSRYSFQKSGANTRLSGDC